The DNA region AAACGCTGCTGAAACCACGACTGCATCAGGAATTATCATTCCCGACACTGCAAAAGAAAAACCACAGGAAGGAACTGTAGTGGCAATTGGACCTGGTAAAAAAGACGAACCAACCACCGTAAAAGTGGGCGACAAAGTGCTTTACGGAAAATATTCAGGTTCTGAATTGAAGTTGGATGGAAAAGATTTTCTTATTGTAAGAGAAGGAGATTTATTGGGAATCTTGGAATAGAGTTCAGACTGAAACTTGGTGTTATTTATTTTAAAAATTATTAACTAAAATCTGACGTCTGAAATCTGACGTCTAAAATCTAAAAAATTATGGCAAAAGAAATAAAATTCGATATTGAATCAAGAGACGCCCTAAAAAGAGGTGTTGACGCTCTTGCAAACGCTGTAAAAGTAACTTTGGGACCTAAAGGTAGAAACGTAGTCATCGAAAAATCTTTCGGTGCGCCACATGTAACCAAAGACGGAGTTTCCGTTGCAAAGGAAATTGAGCTGGAAGACAAAGTGGAAAATATGGGAGCACAGATGGTAAAAGAAGTGGCTTCCAAAACCAATGATATCGCAGGTGACGGAACAACTACTGCAACTGTTTTGGCACAGGCAATCGTTCGCGAAGGTCTGAAAAATGTTGCAGCAGGTGCAAACCCAATGGATCTGAAAAGAGGAATCGACAAAGCAGTTTCTGCTGTTGTTGAAAACCTGAAATCTCAGTCACAGACTGTTGGCGAAAACGCAGAAAAAATCAAGCAGGTGGCTTCTATCTCTGCAAATAATGACGACACCATAGGGTCATTAATTTCTGAAGCTTTCGGAAAAGTGGGTAAAGAAGGTGTAATCACCGTTGAAGAAGCAAAAGGAACTGACACAACTGTAGATGTTGTGGAAGGAATGCAGTTCGACAGAGGTTACCAATCACCATATTTCGTGACCAATCCTGAGAAAATGGTTGCCGAATTGGAAAATCCATACATCCTTTTGGTTGAAAAGAAAATCTCTTCCATGAAGGAACTTCTTCCGGTTCTTGAGCCGGTTGCTCAAGCTGGAAAATCGCTTTTAATTATTTCTGAAGAAGTAGAAGGTGAAGCGCTTGCAACTTTAGTGGTAAATAAATTGAGAGGTTCTCTGAAAATTGCAGCGGTAAAAGCACCTGGATTTGGTGACAGAAGAAAAGCAATGCTTGAAGATATCGCAATCCTAACTGGTGGACAGGTAATTTCTGAAGAAAGAGGTTTCACCATGGAAAACGCTACTCTTGAAATGCTTGGAACTGCAGAAAAAATTTCAATCGATAAAGACAATACAACCATCGTAAACGGTGGTGGCGACGAAGCGCAAATCAAAGGTCGCGTAAACCAAATCAAAGCGCAGATGGAAACTACAACTTCTGACTACGACAGAGAAAAACTTCAGGAAAGATTAGCGAAATTGGCAGGCGGTGTTGCAGTTCTATACGTAGGTGCTGCATCAGAAGTGGAAATGAAGGAGAAAAAAGACAGAGTGGATGATGCTCTTCACGCAACAAGAGCTGCAGTAGAAGAAGGAATCGTTCCCGGTGGTGGTGTTGCTTTGGTAAGAACTATTTCCGCTCTTGGAAATCTTGACGGTGCAAACCAAGACGAAACTACCGGAATTAAAATTGTGAAAAGAGCGATCGAAGAGCCACTTCGTCAAATCGTAGCAAACGCCGGAGGTGAAGGTTCTGTAATCGTGGCAAAAGTTGCTGACGGTAGTGCAGACTTCGGTTACAACGCGAAAAATGACGAATTCGTAAACATGTACGAAGCCGGAATTATCGACCCTACAAAAGTAGTTCGTGTTGCCCTTGAAAACGCTGCGTCTGTTGCAGGAATGTTGTTGACTACAGAATGTGTGGTAACAGAAATCAAGAAAGACGAACCAGCAATGCCAATGGGAGGCGGAATGCCGGGAATGATGTAATGAAGCTGGAAGTTGGAAGACCGAGGTCCGGAGACTGGAACTATCCTATACTAAAATCCGTTCAGAAATTCTGGACGGATTTTTTCATTTGGCAGAAAATGCGTCTTACTGTACAAATTTTCGTTATTTCAATCTTTCAAGGATTGATAATAAAACAAAAAAGCTGCGCCCCGAAACTCAGAGCGCAGCTTTTATATTTAATATTTATCAAGAATATCCCTCTTTGAACCTCTCAATCAGCTCATCCATCTTTTCAATATGCAGGTAAACCGTTTTTACCTCTTCATATCGAGGGGATTTGTAGAAAACCTCGTGGAAATCCATATTTCCGTTGCCAACTTTTACGATTCTCAAAACCTCGATATTCAATTTTTTCAGTTCGTCTTTCAGCACTTGAAATTCATCGCTGATGTTAGTTTCCATATATTATATTTTTGATATCAGCCAATCATTAAATCGTGGTGAGCCGCAAGGTATTGGTTTTGCCGCTTTCGTTTGCAGGCATCGCGTTCAGGTTAATTACGAAGTCGTTCAAATCGACAAATCCATTTTCATAGGTAAGTTTGTTTACCTCGACTATCGTTTCGTCGGTAGATTTCTTGGCGTTGTAATAGA from Chryseobacterium suipulveris includes:
- a CDS encoding co-chaperone GroES, whose translation is MSVNFKPLSDRVLIEPNAAETTTASGIIIPDTAKEKPQEGTVVAIGPGKKDEPTTVKVGDKVLYGKYSGSELKLDGKDFLIVREGDLLGILE
- the groL gene encoding chaperonin GroEL (60 kDa chaperone family; promotes refolding of misfolded polypeptides especially under stressful conditions; forms two stacked rings of heptamers to form a barrel-shaped 14mer; ends can be capped by GroES; misfolded proteins enter the barrel where they are refolded when GroES binds), with product MAKEIKFDIESRDALKRGVDALANAVKVTLGPKGRNVVIEKSFGAPHVTKDGVSVAKEIELEDKVENMGAQMVKEVASKTNDIAGDGTTTATVLAQAIVREGLKNVAAGANPMDLKRGIDKAVSAVVENLKSQSQTVGENAEKIKQVASISANNDDTIGSLISEAFGKVGKEGVITVEEAKGTDTTVDVVEGMQFDRGYQSPYFVTNPEKMVAELENPYILLVEKKISSMKELLPVLEPVAQAGKSLLIISEEVEGEALATLVVNKLRGSLKIAAVKAPGFGDRRKAMLEDIAILTGGQVISEERGFTMENATLEMLGTAEKISIDKDNTTIVNGGGDEAQIKGRVNQIKAQMETTTSDYDREKLQERLAKLAGGVAVLYVGAASEVEMKEKKDRVDDALHATRAAVEEGIVPGGGVALVRTISALGNLDGANQDETTGIKIVKRAIEEPLRQIVANAGGEGSVIVAKVADGSADFGYNAKNDEFVNMYEAGIIDPTKVVRVALENAASVAGMLLTTECVVTEIKKDEPAMPMGGGMPGMM